The segment CCAATGGTACAAGCTGCTGGGACCCGGTCTTCAGTTGTATCACACCCTGGATGTGAATTCCCATAATAATGACTATTCTGACCAGGAGTTACCTGATGGAACTGAAGCTGCTACTGGCACCAGGGCTGTCCTGAAGTTTTACCCAAGAGCTCGTCTGGACACTGCCCAAACCTATGACGATTCATACTTCACCCAAATGGAGAATACCTTCGGGGTAATGGGAAGTAGCCGTTTGTTTGTTTACCGCGCTTACGCCAAACGCCGCGATGGGTCCTATGAAGTGACCGCAGAAGGAGTAGAAAGAGGTACTGACCCAGAAGGCGGGGCATTGGTGACTTCTTACCTGGAACGGGAGAAACGTACCATTGCCGACAACTTTATTGGGGGCGAAGCCCAGTTTAGGCTGAAGAACGACATCTACGTCACCACCGATGCTGAAATCCAGATTGGGGGTGGTGACTACCGCTTGAATGCTCAGGCCCGGTTTAAGTATTTGACCTTCCGCCAGACCCGCACGTCGTATTCCCCAACCTTGCTGCAGCGGGTTTTCGTCAGCAACCATTTCAAATGGACGAATGATTTTGAGAACACCCAGGCCACCCAAACTGCCGCTGGTATAGATGCTGGTTTCAAAAATCATTACCTAAATGGGTTTGTGCAGTTTACTAACCTCGTGAACCACGTGTACTACCAGGATTCCTTGAACGGAGCATGGGCCGAGCCTGCGCAGGTAGATGGCTCATTGAACCTCCTGCAGGCCGGGCTGCGGTACAAGTTTAATGTGAAATCTTTTGTGCTGGACAACACCGTGTACTACAACAAAGTGAACGGCGGAGATTACATAAGAATGCCTGAGTGGTATGTGAACTCCAAGGCTTACGTACAGGGACCACTCTTCAAAGGAGCCATCAACGTACAAACCGGCTTAGAGATGAACTGGCATTCTGAATATTATGCCGATGGCTACATGCCGGTAACCCAGCAGTTCCACCTGCAAAACCGGTTCTTAGTCAGCCGTTACCCCACATTAGACCTGTTCCTAAATACCGACATTAAGACCATCAATATTTTCCTGAAGCTAAGCAACATCAATACGGTTGTGAGAAGCTGGGAACAAGGATATTTCACCACTCCGTATTACGTAGCTAATCCCTTCAGTTTCATCTTTGGGTTACAGTGGAACTTCTATGATTAATATCTGCTGACAAGGTGATACGATAATAGAATACAAGCCTTACTTTTGTGCTGAGCTGTTTTCAGGGTGTTTTAATGAAAACACCCTGAAAACAGCTTTTGCTTTTTAGAACACCAGATCACCACTTTACCTTTAAATGCTCTTCCTGTGGCTAAGTCAATATTAAAGCTTCAATTACCTACAGATCCCCGTTGGGTGAACATTGCGGAGATGAACATCCAGGACATCTTGGTAGACCACGCGTACTGTGAGCAGAAAGCTGCCACTTCTGGCATTTCGCTTATTGTGAAGTACCCAGATAAAAACAAATTGGTGGAGGAGATGACCGCCCTGGTAGCCGAAGAATGGAGCCATTTTGAGCGGGTTTTGGAGGAGCTGAAGAAAAGAGGCTTTGAATTGGGCCGTAACCGCCCAGATGAATACGTGGTGCAATTAAGCCAGCACATCAGGAAAGGAGACAAACGCGAACGCCAGCTTATGGACCACCTCCTGGTGAATGCTTTGATAGAAGCACGCTCCTGTGAACGCTTTAAGCTGCTCTGGAAGAACCTGCAAGACGAGGCCCTGCAGAAGTTCTACTATGAACTAATGGTATCTGAGGCAAGCCATTATGTAAGCTTCGTGAAACTGGCCAAAGAGTACATGCCCAAAGAAGTAGTTGACGCACGGCTGCAGGAGTTACTTGAAATTGAAGCCAACATCATTGCCAACCTAGAGCACCGTCCTGACAGAATTCATTGATTAGTTGTTAGTTGTTAATTGTTTCAGCAATTCAACTCGCTGTACGGAGTGTTCCTTTCTAGTACATTTAGTGTTTAAAGGCTGAGGCCGTTTCAAAGCTGATTACAAGTATTCAGCTTTGAAACGGCCTCAGCCTTTACATTGAAGTCAAAAATTCTTTAGCAATCAACAATCAGCAACCAACAATACCTCAAGTCTTCTGCTTTTTCTTCTTGGCTGCCGGAAAAAGG is part of the Rufibacter tibetensis genome and harbors:
- a CDS encoding putative porin, whose product is MTSKKLLAAAFLVWLGFLSQANAQILNDSTKAIYGSATTMVLYEADIFKGNLTPTRIDTSLTNLQNFRYWYYDTTRQQDLGNIGTASQPLFWRMPTVLGNRLGRNAFDPYAVNPATMEYYDTKSPYTFLKYYQGALGEQIFRAKHTRNILPNWNVGIGYERVGSERQFGSLGSGIDGLVSHYGIQAFTHYYSKNERYRLMANYNLSSHEQIELGGIRPDEEDEIDSLFSYKSEAVWLQKAATNEKRNNFHATQWYKLLGPGLQLYHTLDVNSHNNDYSDQELPDGTEAATGTRAVLKFYPRARLDTAQTYDDSYFTQMENTFGVMGSSRLFVYRAYAKRRDGSYEVTAEGVERGTDPEGGALVTSYLEREKRTIADNFIGGEAQFRLKNDIYVTTDAEIQIGGGDYRLNAQARFKYLTFRQTRTSYSPTLLQRVFVSNHFKWTNDFENTQATQTAAGIDAGFKNHYLNGFVQFTNLVNHVYYQDSLNGAWAEPAQVDGSLNLLQAGLRYKFNVKSFVLDNTVYYNKVNGGDYIRMPEWYVNSKAYVQGPLFKGAINVQTGLEMNWHSEYYADGYMPVTQQFHLQNRFLVSRYPTLDLFLNTDIKTINIFLKLSNINTVVRSWEQGYFTTPYYVANPFSFIFGLQWNFYD
- the miaE gene encoding tRNA-(ms[2]io[6]A)-hydroxylase, translated to MNIQDILVDHAYCEQKAATSGISLIVKYPDKNKLVEEMTALVAEEWSHFERVLEELKKRGFELGRNRPDEYVVQLSQHIRKGDKRERQLMDHLLVNALIEARSCERFKLLWKNLQDEALQKFYYELMVSEASHYVSFVKLAKEYMPKEVVDARLQELLEIEANIIANLEHRPDRIH